The DNA sequence GACTTTGTTTCGCAGGGTCTCCATCAATTCACCGCCCTTTGCGTAGGTAACGAGCCATGCTTAATTAAGGGGTTTTATTGCTGTGAGCCAACGTGATCGCTTTTTCTTCTTCCTGAGTTAAGCGGTAAGTCGATTGCCCCCTTTTGATAGGCTTAGCAAAGGTGCGGGTTTCATCCCGTCCATATATACCTGATACAACGACACCATCCCCATTTCCATCAAGAAGTGCCACTGAATAGCTAAGGTCGCTTCCTACCTCCGGAAATGCGTTATAGCGTACCATTCCCACTCTCTGCAAATATCCGGGGGTTTGCTGCTCAATATTGGCACACTTTCTCTCCAGCTCTTTAAGGCCGGCAATTGCTACCTCCAACAACTGCTTATTTTCCATCAGTTTTTCTTCCAGCCCCTGAGCAGTTGATTGTCCCATCAACGCATGGTATCGCCGGCGCCAGCGCACTCCCTGGCAGCTTAGATACAAGAGCCAAATCAGCATAATCAGGTTTGCGGCCACCAGGCTAAGCAGGGCAGGGATTGTATTTACATGCAAAAACGCAAGTGCGGATTCAATAAAAAGATCCATCCAGTCCTCCGATGCCAGCATATGGTTTGGCCAAGCCCTGATAATATTCAACGGGCACAATAAAAATCCTTCTTCATTTGGAATTTTTTATTCATCCTTTTAGTACCTTGCGGTTTTAGAACTGCTTTAATAAACAGGTTGCTACTGGGTTGTGGGCGAAGCCCTCTTCTAATTCCCCTCCCGTGGAGGGGTGGTGCGAAGCACCGGGGTGGTCATTCCCCTCCCGTGGAGGGGTGGTGCGAAGCACCGGGGTGGTCATTCCCCTCCCTTGGAGGGGTGGTGCGAAGCACCGGGGTGGTCATTCCCCTCCCTTGGAGGGGTGGTGCGAAGCACCGGGGTGGTTTCCTAGCTGCAATGCGGGACATTTCCAAGGCAAACTCCATTACACCAGCTAATTTGTATAGAACATCCCTCGCTAGAACGTATTTAGGCCACTCCCTCCTTAGGGACACCCCTCCAAAGGAGGGGAATTACCACCCCGTCCTTACGGACACCCCTCCACGGGAGGGGAATAACCACCCCGTCCTAGCGGACACCCCTCCACGGGAGGGGAATAACCACCCCGTCCTAGCGGACACCCCTCCATGGGAGGGGAATTATTTAGGAGTTCTTCGTCAGCCTCTATCATTTGCTACCGATTCCATGGAGGGGGTTTTGGGGTTGTGAGTGAAGTCCACTTTTAAATTATTGTCCTTGACACTTTATTTGCTCTTCCTGGCTTTCCCCTGGTTTTGTTGACAACTGCTTCCGGCTATATTACATTAATGACGTTAGTTTTGGTTAGGTTGCCCTGGCCGATGCCTTATTGAGGGTCGCTGAAGACCATTAGGAGGTTCTAAGCAGCTACAGATTAACGTTACTGTTCAGACCCCCCTTTTGGGGGATGACCTGAAAAAATGAGGCGCAAGCCTCAATTTTTTTTTCAAAAAAAGCAGGTCTCTTTGAATTCATGTCGAATACATAGTTCATGAGTATATATAAAA is a window from the Syntrophomonadaceae bacterium genome containing:
- a CDS encoding DUF4446 family protein; translated protein: MDLFIESALAFLHVNTIPALLSLVAANLIMLIWLLYLSCQGVRWRRRYHALMGQSTAQGLEEKLMENKQLLEVAIAGLKELERKCANIEQQTPGYLQRVGMVRYNAFPEVGSDLSYSVALLDGNGDGVVVSGIYGRDETRTFAKPIKRGQSTYRLTQEEEKAITLAHSNKTP